A genome region from Etheostoma cragini isolate CJK2018 chromosome 4, CSU_Ecrag_1.0, whole genome shotgun sequence includes the following:
- the LOC117942842 gene encoding histone H2B-like: MPAEATVKAPKKGSKKAVTKTAAKGGKKRRKSRKESYAIYVYKVLKQVHPDTGISSKAMGIMNSFVSDIFERIAGEASRLAHYNKRSTITSREIQTAVRLLLPGELAKHAVSEGTKAVTKYTSSK, encoded by the coding sequence ATGCCTGCTGAAGCCACCGTCAAAGCGCCCAAGAAGGGCTCCAAGAAAGCCGTGACCAAGACCGCCGCTAAGGGCGgcaagaagaggagaaagagcagGAAGGAGAGCTACGCCATCTACGTGTACAAGGTGCTGAAACAGGTCCACCCCGACACCGGCATCTCCTCCAAGGCCATGGGCATCATGAACTCGTTTGTGAGCGACATCTTTGAGCGCATCGCCGGCGAGGCCTCCCGTCTGGCGCACTACAACAAGCGCTCCACCATCACCTCCAGGGAGATCCAGACCGCcgtgaggctgctgctgcccgGGGAGCTGGCCAAGCACGCCGTGTCTGAGGGCACCAAGGCCGTCACCAAGTACACCAGCTCCAAGTAA
- the LOC117942835 gene encoding histone H1-like codes for MAEEAPAVPAAKAPAKAPKKKAAPRAKSDGPSLPKLILDAVTEAKDRKGTSLPAIKKTLATKGIDLEKSNKRINTAVKKLVTDGKLVQNKGIGASGSFKLPKAQTTAAKPGKKAPVKVKKPAAKSPQKKTAAKKTPVKKTAAKKTAAKKPAAKKPAAKKSPVKKAAKKPAVKSTPKKAAPKKVAKKKTPVKKAPAKKAAAKKTKK; via the coding sequence atggcaGAAGAAGCTCCAGCAGTTCCCGCGGCAAAGGCTCCGGCCAAAGCCCCCAAGAAGAAGGCAGCTCCCCGGGCAAAGAGCGATGGACCCTCCCTCCCGAAGCTCATCCTCGACGCCGTGACCGAGGCCAAGGACCGTAAAGGCACCTCGCTTCCGGCTATCAAAAAGACTTTGGCCACCAAAGGCATCGACCTGGAAAAGTCCAACAAGCGCATCAACACCGCAGTGAAGAAGCTGGTGACCGACGGAAAGCTGGTCCAGAATAAAGGGATCGGCGCATCCGGGTCCTTCAAGCTCCCCAAGGCTCAGACTACAGCCGCCAAGCCCGGCAAGAAAGCTCCCGTTAAAGTGAAGAAACCCGCTGCCAAGTCCCCGCAGAAGAAAACAGCCGCTAAGAAAACACCAGTGAAGAAGACTGCAGCCAAGAAAACCGCCGCTAAGAAACCAGCAGCCAAGAAACCAGCAGCCAAGAAGTCTCCTGTGAAGAAAGCGGCCAAAAAGCCAGCAGTGAAGTCTACTCCCAAGAAGGCTGCCCCTAAAAAGGTCGCGAAAAAGAAGACCCCTGTGAAGAAAGCTCCGGCAAAGAAAGCTGCAGCGAAGAAGACCAAGAAGTAA